The window TCACTTCTGTCACAATCAAGTGAGCAAACTTGGGACTCATAATCCGTCGGTCACGGGTTCAAGTCCCGTCCGCCCTACAAGAAAGGGACCCCCGTGGGGGTCCCTATCTTTGTTTTCTGGCTACTTGAGATTCGCCCCGATTACGTCGATGAGTTCTTCATCTCGGTCACCGCTGAGTTCCCACAGCATTGCTCCGCCAAGGCCTTTAGCCTTGATGTAGTCGACCTTGATTTTGATGGACTGAGGGTCGTCATAGCTGATCCAGAGCTTGCGCGCTGGGTCGTAGAGGTAAGGAACCTGTGCCTCGGTATCCCAGTAGCGAGTCATGGTTGGCAGATAGTTGTTCTTGATGTCGGTGTAATCAAAAACTCCCTTTTCCCATGTGCCCACGGAAGCGTTCACGCCGGACTGGTAGAGACCGTTAGCTGTCGTGCTCACGTTCTCCCAGCCGCGTCCGTAGAGGGGCAGACCCAATACGAGTTTCTGTGCAGGGAAGCCAGCGTTCAGATAAGCATCAACAGAATCAGAGATGCTAAATCCCTGTGCAGTGTCCTTTGATCCCACGTTTAATGGAGCGTTGTGACCTGAGATGGGGTCCCAGCCGCCGTGGTAGTCGTAGGACATGAGGTTCATCCAGTCGATGATTCCACCAATGTTCTTGGCTTCCAGGTTAGGGATAGTGGTGGGGCCAGCGGGTGCTGCGATGGTGAGAGGGTGGTGCTCGCCATCAATTGCAGTCTGTGCTGCCAACTCTGCCTTGAACTCTGCAAGCAGCGCGGTGTAGTTGGCCTTATCTGCTGCAGTACCTGCATAGAGACCGCCAGAGACGGGGTATTCCCAGTCAATGTCGATGCCATCAAACCCGTAGGTCTTCATGAAATCAACACATGAATCAACGAAAACCTGACGAGATTCTGGCGTTGCTGCTGCAGCGGAGAAGTTCTTGCTCCAGGTCCAGCCACCGATCGAGATCATGGTTTCGAGGTTGGGATTAGCTGCCTTGAGTTTGGTGAGCTGGTTGAAGTTTCCGCGCTTGGCGCCCTGATCCCAGCTATCTCCCGCAAATGCTTTGTCGGTGTCTGCATAAGAGTCGCCCACAACACATTTGCCATCAGCGATGTTGGCAAAGGCGAAGTTGATGTGGGTGATCTTCTCGGCAGGAATATCCGCGACTTGGTAGTTACGGGCATAGGTTGCCCAAGAAGGGTAATACGCCACGATCTTCTTATCCCCGGTGTAAGCATCGGGGCTCGGAACGTAAGGGTCTACTGGTGGAGTAGTGGGGTCAACCGGGGGAGAAGTGGGATCTACGGTTGGCGTGGAATCTGGCTTGGCCGTCTCGGTGGGAGTGGGTTGCGGCGTCACTCCTGAACCAGCCACTTCACAGGTGCCCACAGTCGTCGCGCAGGTTGTGGGAAGCACAAAGCTTCCGTTGTCGGTGAAGCCCAGAGAGACAGACGCCCCTGGAGCGATCGTTCCGTTCCAGGACAGGTTGGTGGCAGTGAGTACGCCACCAGCTAAGAAGGAGCTTGCGTTCCACATTGAGACGCTAGAGCCCTTCCAAGGGAGCGAGACAGACCACTTATTCAATGTGGTGGCGCCCGTGTTTGTCACAACCATGTCCACATTGCGTCCCGTGCCCCAGTCGCTGGTGACCTTGAGTGCGACCTTGAGTGCACTGGTTGAGGTTGCGGGAGTGGTGGGGGCTGGAGTCGGTGTGGTCGTGGGATCAACAGTTGGCACAGGGTCGGGGGTCACGGTTGAAGAGCCATTGTTCACGGCGCAGGTAGCGCCAGAGACAACGCAGGTGGTGGGCGTCATTGCCCCACCCTTTGAAGCTCCCACAAAGCCAAAGGTGACGGAAGCGCCAGGAGCTAGTGCAAGGTTCCAGTTGGGGCCTGAGAAACGATAACCGCCTGTGGTGCTTGTAGCAGTGGCGTCCCACGTGGAACTGATCGTGTTGGCGTAGGGGATGGTTACGGACCAGGGGTTGATGCTCTTGGTCGAAGTGTTCTTAACCGTGACACTTCCTTGGAATCCGGATCCCCAGTCTTGGGTGATCTTCCAGTCCACGTTGACGTCGCTCGTGACTGCTTGGGCTGGTGCAGAAAGTCCTGCTATAGAGATGGCGGTCGCTGCCAATGCGGCAATTGCCGCGGTCGGTCGTGTGTACTTCATGTGGGTTATCTCCTCATCGAATTGTTTGTGCTCACCCGGTACTTGTGGCTGAGAGGGCGAGCTGTCATATTTCGAGCCAATTGCCCCAAGCTGGGAAAGGTCTGACTTTTTAGACGAAAAGTCTAAATCTGTGGATAAGTATTTTCTTGATTGGTGAAAATGGAGTGGCTCCACGGGGCATAACCCCTTGAGAACTAATGTGAATCTGTGACCACTTCAACACCTGCCGCCACCGCCCCTCAGACCCCCGAAGAGGCGTATGCCTACTACCGCAGTCGCCGCCATGAAATGGCGTTGCTGCCCCAGGGTTCGCTCGCGCTGGTCAACACTCAGTGGTTCTATGGAGCTCCTGGGGAGACCGAAAGCATCTGGGGTGTCAACGGGCTATGGTCAGCACTTCCTGAAGACGAGAAGGGCATCCAGTTGACTGCTTCGGCAGCTGAGAACATCACTGTTGATGGTGTCGTTGTAGATGGAACAGTCGTTGTCACTGGTAAGGATGCAGAGACTGCTTCCACCATCGTTTTTGACGAGACCAAGTCTGGAACCGTCATCAAAGGTGAAGATGGCAAATATGCTCTTCGCGTCTGGGACACCAACTCGGACGACCTGCAGAATTTTGGCTCAATTGATGCATTCGACTACAACCCTGATTGGGTGATTACCGGAACATTCGCCCCTATTGAGGGCGGTCGTGCTGTTGAGGTGTCTCACCTCAAAGATCAAGGTGCTGGCCGTGACAAGGTGATTCCTGGCGACATCCGTTTCAGCATTGATGGTGTCGAATACGCACCCTCTGCTTTCAAAGAGGGCCGTGCTCTCATGATTGTTTTCTCGGATGCCACATCAGGTCCTGTGACCTATAGCGTGGGCCGTTTCCTCATGGTTGCGCCTAATCCAGATGGCACCATCACACTGGACTTTAACCGCGCCTACCTGCCACCGTGCGCATTCAGCTATAACTTCAACTGCCCTATGCCTCCGGCAGAGAATCGTTTCCCTTTTGCTGTTGAAGCAGGGGAGAAGAACGTTCTCAACAAAGCTGGCGATCTACTCCACTAGGACTTTGCTGGGCGGCCTCTCTTGGGTCGACCTAGGGCATAGCCAGGCTGAGGCTGAAATACTGCGGCCTGAACATCTCCTAGCCATGCAGACACTGCTTCGCGATAGCGCATGGCAGCTTGTTCGTTCAGGTGCTGGGCAGGTGACTGTGCATTGGCTGCTGGAGTCTGTTCCAATAATGCACCGAGCTTGGTCAGTAGCGCCGTGGCATGCTGTCCGCTCACACTTGAGCTGATCAGAACGACGTCTTGGACATCTGCCCATTCGGGCAGGACAGTAAGGTTGTTTCCTTCGAGCCACGCAACAGCTTGCTCTTTGCCCGCCTCGGTCAGCGCATAAAGGGGGAGTCCGTCCTCGGTGAGACCCTGATGGACAACGAGCCCTGCCGTGCTGAGACGATCCAGGGTGCCATAAACCTGACCCACGTTAGTCTTGGCGCGGTGCGGAGCACGAGCGCCAAGCTCGGCATGGAGCTGGAGGCCGTATGCGGGGCCCAGGGTCAAGATCCCCAGGAGTGCTTCGCGAACGGCCATAAAAACACTCTACTGAGTAGAGTCTCACTCTGAGAACTCGCTGTGAGGGGATAAACCCCTGTTGTTATGCGGGTCTGGGCTGTGTCACACTAGTCTCACAACACAATACGCACGAGAACAGCTCGCATCCATGTGGTCGTAGGGGAAGACGCACCACAAAGAAAAGGATGAAGAGATGACTGCAGTGTCGACCGGAGTGGTTTATATCCACTCCTCGCCTCGCGCGTTGAGCCCACATGTTGAGTGGGCTATTAGTCGTGTCCTCGGTAAGGGCATCACGCTTTCCTGGAGTCCTCAGCCCATCCTGAGCGGCGCTCAGCGTTCAGAATACGTCTGGCAGGGCCCTGTGGGCTCTGGAAGTGCTATTGCATCCGAGTTATTGGGCTGGGAGCACTTGCGCTTCGAGATCACCGAAGATGCCGCACCTGGTATTGATGGTGGTCGCTGGTGCCACACCCCAAGCCTGGGGCTCTTTCATTCGCCCGTGGATGCTGCTGGGAACATGGTTATTACCGAAAACAGGCTTCGTGCCGTGTTGGACTTTGCCGGTAATGATGCTGATCTTCTACGCACGGGCATCTCGCGCTCTTTGGGCGAAGAGTGGGACACGGAACTCGATGTCTTCCGTTATGCCTCAGATATGGCACCTGTGCGCTGGCTGCACCAGGTGGGGTAGTTCTCGCTTGAAGCTCTGTTAACGAAGAAAGCCCCTGCAGTTGAACTGAACCCCAAAAGTGGGACTCGTAATTAAGAGTCTCTACTTGAAAGGGAAGAAAGTTCATGGATCTCAGGGTCAAACATTCACTCGAAACCCGCATCGAAGTCGCAAGACTTTTTGATGCGGGTTTTGGTTTTCATGCCATTGCTACACAACTCGGTCTCAAGCGGGAATCTGTGCGTAATTGGCACGACCAATATATGCAGGGTCGTCTTTTAGACTCAGCTGTTATGGGCAATAAAAAGTATTCGCCTCAGTTGAAAATTGCAGCTGTTGAGAAGTTCCTCTCTGGAACGCCGAAGCAGGATGTTCTTGTCGAGTTCGATATCTCAACTCGCGCCGTGTTCGATAAATGGGTTGTTCTTTATCGCAACGAGGGACCTGAGGGTTTGTCGAAAACTGCGGGACGCAAAGCTCGTGGTGATGGGCCGATGACGCCTGAAGAAGAACTTGCGTTTCTTCGAATGGAGAACGAGATTCTAAAAAAATGGGTAGCTCTAGCCCAGGAGGAAGATCGACGGCTTTCCGGTCTTTGATCGTCACTGAGCTGGAGCACAAATACCCCACACGGGCTGTTTTGAAGGCGGTGGGGTTATCTGTCTCCACCTACTATCGCCACCGCTCCAAAACTCCACACGACCGTTATGAGCAGCTTCGACCGCTACTTCGTGAGGTCTTTGATGGTTCTTATCGTTCTTATGGTTATCGGCGCATTCGCGCCGTTCTTGCCACCAAGCATGGTCTCCGGCTCAGTGGGAAGACGGTGTTGAAGTTGATGCGTCAAGAAGGCCGCACATGCCAAGTTCGACGACGGAAGAGATACAAGTCCTACCGGGGCGAGATTGGCAAGGCAGCGCCAAACGTGTTGGCGAGAAACTTTGACGCCACGCAGCCGTCGAAGAAATGGGTCACGGACGTTACTGAGTTTTATGTCCTGGGGCAGAAGCAATATCTCTCACCGGTGATTGATTTATTCAACCGTGAAGTGATCTCCTATGAACTAGCACCATCACCGGTGATGGGTTTAGTCACAGGAATGTTGGAGAAAGCCTTCACGCAGCTCAAGCCAGGCACTGGGTTGGTGATGCATTCAGATCAGGGATGGCATTACCGTCATGCTGGCTATCAACTCGCGTTGAAACAACGAGGGATTACCCAATCAATGTCACGCAAAGGCAACTGTCTCGACAACGCAGTTGCAGAGAACTTCTTTGGACACTTCAAAGAAGAATTCCTACGTCAACACACCTTCACCAGCATGCCCCAGTTCAAGCGAGAACTAGAGAAATACATTCACTGGTTCAACCACGAACGCATCCAAGAAAAGTTAAAGGGACTGAGCCCGGTTGACTACCGGACACAGTCCCTTGCAAACTTAGAAACGACTCCCAATTAGAACTCCCACTTAAGGGGTTCAGTTCAAGTGCAGGGGCTTAGTTCGTGTGTGGCTTAGTTGTAGCTGCGGAACGCAACCACGGCGTTGTGACCACCGAAGCCGAAGGAGTTGCTGATGGCGAGGATGTCGCCGGCAGGAAGCTCACGTGGGCTGGTGACAACATCAAGCTTGATCTCAGGGTCCTGATCGTCAAGGTTGATGGTGGGGGGAGCAAGACGGTTGTGAAGAGCCAGGACAGTGAACATGGCCTCGATGGCACCTGCACCACCCAAGAGGTGACCGGTGGAAGCCTTGGTTGCCGACACGGCGATGTTGTCCAGGTGGTCACCGAATACGCGACGCAGAGCGTTGTATTCTGCGATGTCTCCCACAGGAGTGGAGGTAGCGTGAGCGTTGATGTGGACGACGTCTTCGATCTTCGCGCCAGCCTGCTCAATAGCCTGCAGCATTGCACGTGCTGCAGCAGAACCTTCTGGGTCTGGAGCTGTGATGTGGTACGCGTCAGAGGTGACAGCGCCGCCAGCAACCTCTGCATAAATCTTTGCGCCACGAGCAAGTGCGTGTTCTTCGGTTTCGAGAACCAGAGCAGCAGCACCTTCACCGAGGACGAAACCGTCACGGTTCACGTCATAGGGGCGAGATGCGGCTTGTGGGTCATCATTGCGCTTAGAAAGTGCCTGCATTGCAGCGAACGAGGCAATGGGGAGTGGGTGGATAGCTGCTTCAGAACCACCAGCGATGATGACATCAGCCAAACCAGCCTGAAGGTGCTCATAGGCGTTAGCAATTGCCTCGGTGCTGGAAGCACAAGCAGAAACCACAGTGCGCACACCTGCACGAGCGTGCAGATCCATGCCGATAGCAGCTCCGGGGCCGTTAGGCATGAGCATAGGTACGGTCATGGGCAGAACGCGACGGGGGCCCTTTTCACGCAGGGTGTCCCATGCGTCGAGGAGAGTCCAGACCCCACCGATACCGGTGGACCAGTCAACTGCGAGGCGACCGGGGTCAACCTCGGGGCTGCCTGCATCTGCCCATGCTTCACGGCCGGCAATGAGAGCGAACTGCGAGGAAGGGTCAAGACGCTTGGTTTCAACACGCTCGAGGATCTCTTCAGCAGGAACCGCTGCCTGAGCAGCAAACTTGATGGGGATTTCCCACTTCTCAACCCACTCTTGCTCAAGTGCGCGGGCACCTGATTTGCCAGCAAGAAGTGCTGCCCATGTCTCGGGGGCATTTCCTGCGAGAGGAGACGTGGTACCGATACCGGTGACGACAATCTTCTTGCTCATGAGTGGAATCTTTCTGGTGGGGTGGAGGGAAAGCTGGGGGATTGTAAGCAAGGGCCGGAACGAGTGTTACCGGCCCTTACCTACGAAATCCTTAGGATGCAGAAACGATGAAGTTAACTGCGTCGCCGACGGTCTTGAGGTTCTTTACTTCCTCGTCGGGGATCTTTACGTCGAACTTCTCTTCTGCGTTCACGACGATGGTCATCATCGAGATCGAGTCAATGTCGAGGTCGTCAGTGAAAGACTTGTCCAGCTGTACCGTGTCGGTTGCAATGCCGGTTTCGTCGTTTACGAGCTCAGCCAGACCTGCAAGTACTTCTTCGGTGGACAGTGCCATTGTTATCTCCTTGTTGGGGGTTCGTTTGACTGGTTTAGTTTACCGGCCAAAAGAGGCTTTTCTAGGGAAGGACGACGACCTGAGCGCCATAGACGAGACCGGCACCAAAGCCGATTTCGAGGGCGAGGCCACCGCTGAGCTCGGGGTGTTCTTCGAGCAGTCTGTGGGTTGCGAGAGGGATGGAGGCAGCGGAGGTGTTTCCGGTGGTCTCGATGTCCTTAGCAATGACGACGGATTCGGGGAGTTTGAGCTGCTTAGCGAATTCGTCAATGATGCGCATGTTTGCCTGGTGGGGAATGAACGCTGCGAGCTGATCACTGGTGATACCGGCTTCTTCAAGCGCCTTCTGAGCGACCTTGGCCATCTCCCACACAGCCCAGCGGAAGACAGTCTGTCCTTCTTGGCGCAGGGTGGGCCAAGCCACTTCGCCGTGTCCGTCGCGGTATTCAATCATGGTGTGGTTCATGCCGACGGCATCCCACTTGGAGCCGTCTGAGCCCCACACGCTCTTCGAGATACCGGGGAAGTCGCTGGGTCCAACGACGGCAGCGCCGGCGCCGTCACCGAGCAAGAAGCTGATGGTGCGATCCGTGGGCTCAATGATTTCACTGAGCTTTTCGGCACCAATCACGAGCACATACTTTGCCAGCCCGGAACGAACGAATGAGTCTGCCTGGGCAATGCCGTAGGTGTAACCAGCGCAGGCTGCTGAGATGTCATACGCGGCTGCTGGGTTTGCACCCACTCGGTCAGCAACGAGTGCTGCCATTGACGGAGTCTGAACGCTGTTGCTGATGGTAGAAATCAGAACAACATCAATCTCTTCAGGCTTGATTCCTGCCTTGGCAATGGCTTCCTTGGCTGCTTCGGTAGCCAGGTCTGCGGCGGTGATGTTCTTGGAGGCACGCTTACGAGTAATCACACCGGTGCGCTGGCGAATCCACTCATCACTGGACTCGATAGGACCGGCAATGTCGTCGTTGGTGACGGTGAGGTCGCCACGAGCAGCCCCCATGGCGTAGATGCGAGAGTACTTGGCGCCCTCGGACTGCTTCAGATTCACGTGAGTCATGATGTTCTTTCTCGTCCGGCCGCTTAGGCGACAGAGTCAATCAGTTCGCGGGCTGCATCGAGATCCTCTGGAGTCTTGACGGCAACGGTAGGAATGCCCTTGAGGCCCCGCTTGGCCAAACCAACAAGTGCGCCAGCTGGTGCCAACTCGATGATGCCGGTGACGCCCGCAGCAGCAAAGCTTTCCATGCACTTATCCCAGCGCACAGGTGAAGAAACCTGTCCAACGAGAAGATCGCGGAATTCTTGACCCTTGGTGACGATTGAGCCGTCCTTGTTAGTCCAGAGAGTCTTGATGGGGTCTACCGTGTTGACCGTCTCAGCTGCTTCACGCAGAGTCTCCACAGCATCCAACATGTAGCTGGTGTGGAATGCGCCGGCAACCTGCAAAGGAATAACTCGAGTACCAGCTGGTGGTTCTTCAGCGAGTTTGGTCAGAGCAGGAAGTTCACCTGCAACGACAAGCTGTCCGCCGCCGTTGTAGTTAGCGGGGAAGAGGCCAAGTTCATCGAGCTTGGCAATGATGTCGGATTCTTCGCCACCGATGACCGCACTCATGCCGGTGGGAACCAGTGCAGCGGCATCAGCCATCGCGCGCCCACGAATGCCCACAAGACGCACAGCGTCAGTGGCATCCAGAACACCAGCGCCAGCGGCAGCGGTGAATTCACCAACCGAGTGGCCAGCAATTCCGGAAGTCTTAGAGAGGTGATCAGTTTCGGCCAGTGCATCCAGAGTCAGAATGCCGGCAGCCACGATGAGTGGTTGGGCTATGGCGGTGTCGCGGATGGTGTCCGCATCGCTCACCGTGCCGTGCTTGACCAGGTCAACGTCTGCTGCGGCAGAAAGAGTTTCGAGGAGTGCTTTCGAACCGGGATCAGCAATCCAAGGTTCGAGGAATCCAGGGGTCTGCGAGCCCTGTCCAGGGCAGACGACAACAATCACGGGTTAAGTCTTCCAATCGTTGACTGTGAGTGCTGTGCACTCATCGACACACTATCGCGAGAAACGTTGTGGAGTCTCTACATTTTCCGCATGTTTTTGCGGGAAATCCTTATTCGGCAACCACGGGGCGAAGTGGTTTGCGTGCCTTCTTGATGGGTTCCTTGATGGAACCCAGAATCAGAGCACACTGCAAAATCATTGCTTCGCGGGGACCAGTGGCATCCCAACCGATGACATCGGTGACTCGCTTGAGGCGGTAGCGCACAGTGTTGGGGTGAACGAAGAGGTCACGAGCAGTAGCTTCCAGGCTTCGACCGTTATCAAGATAGCTCTGCAGTGTGGTGAGTAGTTCAGAAGACTGGTCACTCAAGGGCACATAGATGCGCTCAATGAGGGTAGCCCTGGCAAGTGGATCACCGGCAAGAGCGCGCTCAGGAAGAAGATCGTCTGCTGCGATGGGGCGCGTCGCACCACGCCATGCACTTGCTACCGAATATCCAGCAAGCGCAGCACGTGCACTGGTCACAGCATCCACGAGAGAAGGAACCTCTGGACCCACAACCAGGTGGCCTTCACCAAAGTCTTCTTCGATCCTCTTGGTAATTTCCATGAAGCTCATGGTGGAGTTCTCTACCTCGTCTTCGAGAGGCTCAGCGCGACCAATCACGACAACAAGGCGGTTTCCTTGCACTCCGATCAAGATGTCAGCGTGCAGGTGACGGGCGGTGCGACGCAGGCGATCCACCTCAAGTTGGCGAGGTGCGCGACCTACGACAACGCAGACTTCACCGCGGCCCTGCCAGCCCAATGCGGCAATGCGGCTGGGAAGTTCGTCGTCATATTCGCCGGAGAGAATACTGTCGACTACGAGTGCTTCGAGTCGTGCATCCCACAGGCCACGGGCTTCAGCAGCACGGGCATATACATCTGCAGCAGCAAAGGCGATTTCACGCGAATACAACAGGATTGCTTCGCGGAGTTCTTCACCGTGACCCTTGATGCGCTCTTCCACTACTTCAACTGTGCAACGAATGAGCTGCAGGGTTTGTTGCAGAGTGACCGAACGTAGCAGTTCACGAGGAGCACCGCCGAACACATCGGAGGCAATCCACGGGGTGGTTTTTGGGTCGTCGAACCAGGCAATGAACGAGGTTATACCTGCCTGAGCTACCAAGCCCACGGCAGAGCGACGCCCAGGGGGCATATCGCGATACCAGGGGAGTGTGTCCTCAAGGCGTTTGACGGTCAGCGTGGAGAGCTCACCAGAAATGGTGCGCAACCAGGCAAGCGTTTCCGCCTTGGTTCGTTCAGCGGCCATCCGCGTAGGTTAGCTTTCGCCGCCGGCAGATCCGGTGGTTCCTGCAGTGACGTCGTAGAGGCGGTACTTCTCGATGGCCTGGCGAACCAGTCCACGATCAACCTTGCCCTGCTTTGCCAGCTGCTCGAGCGTGCGCACCACAACGGAAGGACCGTCGATGGTGAAGAAGCGACGAGCTGCTGCACGAGTGTCACTGAAACCGAATCCGTCAGCACCCAAGGTGGCATAGTCACCTGGGATGTAAGGACGAATCAGGTCAGGAACCATGTGGTTGTAGTCGGTCACGGCAACGAATGGACCCTCAGCACCAGAGAGCTTCTCGGTGACGTAGGGAACCTGTGCAGGTGCCTCAGGGTTCATCATGTTGAAGTGGTCTGCTGCAATACCGTCGCGACGCAGTTCACCCCATGAGGTGACAGACCAGACATCGGCAGAAACGCCCCAGTCTTCGGCAAGTAGCTTCTGAGCCTCGAGTGCCCATGGAACAGCAACACCAGAAGCCAATATCTGAGACTTGACGCCAGGCATGTCGTTTTCTTGGAGCTTGTAGATACCGCGCAGGACGCCGTCAACATCGAGGTTTTCTGGCTCAGCAGGCTGCTGAATGGGCTCGTTATAGACGGTGATGTAGTACATCACGTTGGGGTCTGGGTGAGTTCCGCCATACATACGCTGCAGACCATCACGCATGATGTGTCCGATTTCGTAGGTGTAGGCAGGGTCATAGGTCACCACTGCAGGGTTAGTTGCAGCGAGGATAGGCGAGTGGCCGTCAGCGTGCTGCAGACCTTCACCGGTCAGTGTGGTGCGACCAGCGGTTGCACCGATGACGAAACCGCGGACCATCTGGTCACCGGCGAGCCACAGGGCGTCACCAGTGCGCTGGAATCCGAACATCGAGTAGAAGACGTAGATCGGAATGAGGATTTCACCCTGGGTGGAGTAGGAGCTACCCACGGCGGTGAATGCAGCCAGTGCACCTGCCTCATTGATGCCCACGTGAATGATGGTTCCAGTGGGGTCTTCTTTGTAAGCCAGGAGAAGATCGCGGTCCACGGACATGTAGTGCTGACCGTTGGGGTTGTAAATCTTCGCATTGGGGAAGAAGGTGTCCATACCGAAGGTGCGAGCCTCATCGGGGATGATGGGCACGAGGCGGGGACCAAATTCCTTATCGCGGATGAGGTCCTTGAGCAGACGCACGAAGCCCATGGTGGTGGCAACTTCTTGCACGCCAGAACCCTTGGCGGCGATGTCGTAGGTCTTCTTTTCGGGAAGAGCAATCTCGGTGTACTTCGAGCGACGCTCAGGGACGTATCCGCCGAGTTCACGACGACGTTCATGCATGTACTGCAGGCGAGGATCGTTGTCCTCTGGCTTGTAGTACGGAGGCATGTAGGGGTTTTCTTCCAGAACCGCATCGGTGATGGGGATCTTGAGGAAGTCACGCATGAGCTTGAGGTCATCAAGCTTCATCTTCTTCATCTGGTGGGTTGCGTTGCGGCCTTCGAAGTGCTTGCCGAGACCGTAACCCTTGATGGTGTGAGCCAAGATGACAGTGGGCTGACCCTTGTGCTCAGAGGCTGCCTTGAACGCGGCGTAAACCTTGTTGTAGTCGTGGCCACCGCGCTTGAGCTTCCAGACATCGTCATCGCTCATGT of the Aurantimicrobium photophilum genome contains:
- a CDS encoding PucR family transcriptional regulator, which codes for MAAERTKAETLAWLRTISGELSTLTVKRLEDTLPWYRDMPPGRRSAVGLVAQAGITSFIAWFDDPKTTPWIASDVFGGAPRELLRSVTLQQTLQLIRCTVEVVEERIKGHGEELREAILLYSREIAFAAADVYARAAEARGLWDARLEALVVDSILSGEYDDELPSRIAALGWQGRGEVCVVVGRAPRQLEVDRLRRTARHLHADILIGVQGNRLVVVIGRAEPLEDEVENSTMSFMEITKRIEEDFGEGHLVVGPEVPSLVDAVTSARAALAGYSVASAWRGATRPIAADDLLPERALAGDPLARATLIERIYVPLSDQSSELLTTLQSYLDNGRSLEATARDLFVHPNTVRYRLKRVTDVIGWDATGPREAMILQCALILGSIKEPIKKARKPLRPVVAE
- the aceE gene encoding pyruvate dehydrogenase (acetyl-transferring), homodimeric type → MTVNDQDPYSVSNYDADPQETAEWNESLDGVVASQGHERGRDIMLSLLRRSKELHLGVPMVPTTDYLNTIAPENEPAFPGDEETERRYRAWIRWNAAMLVHRAQRPGIGVGGHISSYASSSSLYEVGFNHFFRGQDHPGGGDQIFVQGHASPGVYARAFLEGRLNESQLDGFRQEKSHAGGGLSSYPHPRLMPDFWQFPTVSMGLGPINAIYQAQLNRYLTNRGIKDASDQQVWAFLGDGEMDEVESRGQLQVAANEGLDNLNFVINCNLQRLDGPVRGNGKIIQELESFFRGAGWNVIKVIWGREWDSLLANDHDGALRTLMNVTPDGDFQTYKTEDGAFVRENFFARDPRALKLVEHMSDDDVWKLKRGGHDYNKVYAAFKAASEHKGQPTVILAHTIKGYGLGKHFEGRNATHQMKKMKLDDLKLMRDFLKIPITDAVLEENPYMPPYYKPEDNDPRLQYMHERRRELGGYVPERRSKYTEIALPEKKTYDIAAKGSGVQEVATTMGFVRLLKDLIRDKEFGPRLVPIIPDEARTFGMDTFFPNAKIYNPNGQHYMSVDRDLLLAYKEDPTGTIIHVGINEAGALAAFTAVGSSYSTQGEILIPIYVFYSMFGFQRTGDALWLAGDQMVRGFVIGATAGRTTLTGEGLQHADGHSPILAATNPAVVTYDPAYTYEIGHIMRDGLQRMYGGTHPDPNVMYYITVYNEPIQQPAEPENLDVDGVLRGIYKLQENDMPGVKSQILASGVAVPWALEAQKLLAEDWGVSADVWSVTSWGELRRDGIAADHFNMMNPEAPAQVPYVTEKLSGAEGPFVAVTDYNHMVPDLIRPYIPGDYATLGADGFGFSDTRAAARRFFTIDGPSVVVRTLEQLAKQGKVDRGLVRQAIEKYRLYDVTAGTTGSAGGES